GCGTTTATGATCTTTTGATGTCTCTGTGCTAGTGGTTTCATGTATTATCAGAGTGCTCTTTGTCTTCAGATCTTTGGGAAGGTTTCTTGTGCTTGTTGGTTAGGATTATTTATATTTTCTTCTTTGGGATAAGTTAATATAAATGCTTCTGgatttgattgattgatcttaTTTTAGGCGTTAGATGGTGATAAATTCTTTTCTTCTGTTTTGATATTAAAAGCTGAGTCATTTTTAGTTAGAATTAAATCATCACATTTGTTGCTCTGTTGGACATAACCTCTAAAACTCGGCTCCTCTGACCCAATTAAACCCAAAGGTAAGCTGTTATCACCCTACTTTCTCTCTCAATATTCCCTGACGTTTTTAAAACCCCTAGTAATCTTATAATCTTATGAGCTGAGTTTTTACAGTTTTCAGTAATCTGCTTTTATTTCTCCTGCCTATGCATCTTATATTTCCTACATACTTCTGTGGACTGAGATTGTACATAGGCTCAGGTTATGTGATTATACTCCGTGCCTTGTTTCTGTGGAATTACCTTACTGCTTTTCTATTGATTTGGGCCATGAAAATTCTAGCATGGAACACACAAGGGTGTGGTCAGAAAAAACACAACAACATTTACATTCTTTACTTGATTTAGAAAAACCTgacattctttttctttctgaaacCAAGTCTCAGAGGAGCTtgatgaaaaaaaatccaaatcatTTCCCAAACACCCACATTGTAGATCCAGATGGAATAGCTGGAGGTCTAGCAATTGCTTGGGTggatggttttcactttgaagtggTTCAGTGGAACCTTAACATGatcaatatcattgttaaaaataGCTTCAATTCTAAAGAATGGCTCCTAACCTGATTTTATGGTTCACCTAAacatgataataaattagaaattATGAGCTATCTAGAAGACATAGCACATAGAGTAACTTAAATACAATGCCATGGCTTGTAATAGGATATCTTAACATAATTTTCAAtagtgaagaaaaacaaggagGTCTCCCTTTTGATAGGAAAAAAGTAGAGCCAATACTAAACTTAATACAGAGGACATGTTTAGAAGACTTAGGCTTCACTGGAAATATATTCACTTGGAGTAATAAAAGGGATGAAATTGCAAATATTAAACAAAGGTTAAATAGGGCTATAACAAATGCAGAATGGAATGATGAATTCCAACAAGCATCTTTGCAAAATTTGGTAGCAATTGGCTCAGATCATGGGACAATATGTCTCACTTTAAATCCTTCACACTCGATCCTAGTTCCAACTTTCAAGTTCTATGACACTTGGCTTAACAAGACTTTTCTTTTCCtcattccaaaaacaaaaaacccCAAGTCCCCTACCTATAGGACTGTGTAACACTCTATACAAAATAATAGCTAAACTGATGACAAATAGATTCAAAAAATCTTTAGAAAACATAATATCACCTCTACAATCGGCTTTTCTTTCATCTAGCAGATTTCAGACAACATTATTGTTGCACATGAAATTGTTCATTCtatgaaaaaacaaaaagaaaataggtAACATAGGTCTAAAGATTGACATGTCCAAGGCCTTTGATAGGGTAAATTGGAATTTTCTCATAAAAACATTAAGAGCTTTTGGCTTCTCAGAAGATTGGTGCACTTTAATTCACCAATGCATCTCAACAACCCCAATAGCTGTTCTACTAAATGGGAACCCTTGTAATGAGTTTGAACCCACTAGGGGCATAAGACAATGGGATCATTTGTCCCCTTATCTGTTCAATCTGTGTATGTAAGTATTCTCTAGATTGGTTAACTACTTAGAAACTCAAAAAAAAGTTCAGGGTATTAAACTAACTCCTAAAGCCAGACCAATATCACAtcttttctttgcagatgatcTACTTTGTTTACAAAAGCAGACCTTATCAGTTGTAATAACTTACTAAAATCTATACAAATATTTAGTAAAGCTTCAGGCCAAGTTATTAACTTTACAAAATCTGGACTTTTTTCAGTAAGAAAGTCCATAACAAACACCAGGGCATAATCTGTAggttaatgaaaataaaaaagatcAATATGAAAGACACACACTTAGGAATCCCTCTGTTCATTGACAGATCAAAACTCAAGGCTTTCTATAACATAATAGAAAAATGGAACATAGAATAAAGATTTATTTAGGAAAAATACTGTCCCAGCCTAGTAAAATAGTTCTAAATAAATTCGTGCTATCTAGCATGCCCATTTTTAGCATGAGATGTTTTGTCTTACCAAAAAAGATAACTAAAAGGATCAATGATATtcaaagagacttttggtggggaaaacACAGAAATTCTAAAGGAATCTACATAAAAGCTTTTGACTTCCTATGTAGACCTATAGAACAGGGAGGCCTAGGTTTTAAAGAAGCAAATAAAGTTAACCAGGCCATGATCAGTAGAATAGCATGGAGATTAGTTAGTCATCCTAATGATTTATGGGCTCAAATTTTAAaaggaaaatatttcaaaaaaactgGAGCTTTACTATCCAAGAAGAAATCAAATGCTTCTTGGATAGGAACTGTATTCTACAAGGCATAGCACACATAAAGCAATACAATATATGGGAGGTAGGATATGGTTCATCCATCAACATTTGGGAAGATAAATGGATTCCTTCCAGAACTGACACTCTGGCAAACACTGTCCAAAGGACAAACACCCAAATACCACTTGTATCTGAGCTAATTaactcagacacaaagaagtggaaCATTCAATTACTCAACTCTATCTTTGATAACTCTATAGTGCAGGAAATTCTTAATATCAACCTATTTACTATAAGAACTGGTCACCTGAGAAAAGACAAATTAAGATGGACACTAACCAGAAATGGGGAATTTTCTGTCAAGTCTTTATATGCCAAACTTCTCAATCCTTCCATTGTGGTTTCTCATGAAAAAAAGAGATTCTGGAAAGGTTTATGGAGTATGGATACATCTCAGAGAATAAAACTGTTCATATGGAAATTCTTGCAAGATACATTACCAACTAAAAAAAAGATTAAATCAGCTATAAATGAAGACAACAATTGTGTTTTCTGTCATTCAGATAAGGAATCTACTTATCATTTGTTTTTCGAATGTGCATATGCAAGAGATGTTTGGAATCTATCTCCAATGCCATCACAGGGAGTACATCTTATCTCTAACAGTAAATATTTCTTAGACCACTACAATGAATGGAAAACATGAAATCTACAATCTATATCTATAGCATTGGCTGCAACTAAGtgttggtttatatggaaagaaaGGTGCCTTagagtttttgaaaacaaaaatagaataCCAGAACAATTAACAATAGATATTACTAGACATTTTGCTTATTGGCACCCAGAAAATAGGAAACAGATCAAAGCAATCAGTAGTAAGCAAAGGATCCTAAATATCAACTGGAATTTGCtctctacaaatacaaaaaagattAACTGTGATGCTTCATGGTTGTCTGAAATTACTAATGCTAGTTTTGGTTTCATATTGCGTGATTGGACATGAACTTTCCAAGCAGCAGCAATGGGGAATTGCAGGACCTTCTCATCAGAAGaggcagaagctgtagctcttaTCAGAGCTACCCAATGAGTTGTTACAAACAACATATTTGGTGATTGAAGGGGACAACCAGGCACCAAAAAATCAACAGTCCAATGGCAATGCATATCTATTTTAGAAGAAGTAAAGTTATTAGCAGAGCAACTaggttcttttttaggttttcaatATGTAGACATGAGAGCAAACAGGGTGGCAGACTTGTTAGCAAAGAAGGGAAGAAGCACAAACATTACAACTTTTTGGAATGATCAGTCTCCTAGTTTTTTAATTCCTTCCATTGCTTTTGACACTATCAAAGCATATGAACTTTGTAACGCAAATGACAATATTTCTGTAAGTTTTCAAGTCGATGTTAATTCTAGAAATTCAGCCATTGGAAGAGCTACTCAACAAGAGTTGGTCTCTGAAGAGACTGAATCCGCAGATTAACGGAAGCCAGTAATCTAagtcttattttcaaaaaaaaaaaaaaggatgcgGAACTTTAATATGGATTAGAAAAAGGAACCGAATTTGTACAATTCCATTGTAGGCTTCGGCAAATATTTGTCCTGACAAACCTTGTCTATACCAAAACATACAAGGAACTATAAAAAAAGGCATTACTAGGAAAACACCTTACTAATTATACGAAATAGGCATAAGacagtttttttgttttgatgcGGCATAAGGAAGTTCTTGAAAACACCTAAGAAGTATTCAGTCATGTAGGAAGAGCAAAAAGGGGCAGCGCGGTAAACACAATTCAATGACAGACACAACGCCTTGTCAAATACTAAGAATAACCACAAACATATCCTAGTCAGGAACCAAACATCGGAAGCAACCCAAAATAACTAAAATTGCTTCCCATCCACAGTATACATCTAAAACACTCATCGACCCAGCGAGCATCTATTGTTGGTTTTCTCTGCGCCTAACGTATCGGGTTATGTCATTGTATCTGGGTATATTCTGAGCTCTCTGGGGCAATGTCTCCACCCTCCTCTGTCTCTCAGGTGACCTTTGAACTATCTCTCCATTTACAAACAGTTCAGCTTCAAAATAGAAAACCATAGAGCAACCCACAATGTTAAATGCTTCATCTTGattcaatcaacaaatagaaggAAAAAGAGCTAATAAGTGAACACAGTTCGGACTCTCATTCTCCTTGCACATTACAAGTTTGCATGTTATTTTGAAATGCTTAGAGCCACAGGTTCCCTGGGCCATATAGAAATACAAATATATGAACTGAAGAAGTATAACATCACTAACGTGTAAGACACAAATTAACCCTAGTCATATCTGGATTTGTTTTAACGAGAAGTAGCGAGCTTCAGATTGCATCTCACTCAGATGTCAGATTTGCACATGGTCAACAGTTCCAAACAAAGATAACAGATGCAGAAGGCAGCCCTCGAAGTATTTACATGGCAGAAAGGCGAGATagatgaaaaaacaaaaaacaagattTTCCTTAGGGTGTAAATCAAAGCTTACCTCCATAGTCCTTATTCTCAGCGTCCACATAAGAATTTGGAAGCACAAATAGAACACTTGGCAAACCTGTAGATAATAAAAGCAAGCAAGCCCAATTAAAGAAAAATCCATAGCAATTCATAATTGCAAACCCCAATTACAACAAAAATAGAATGTTAAATAGACCAACCTACGAGCTTATTTGAGGTCTCTTCGTCAATCTCACATCCGAAACCAAAATACCTTTCACACGAAACATTGTATATTTTTCTCTTTGCTTCTTCCTCACTGTATTCATAATGCCAAAGATTTAATAGGTaagcaaacaaaataaaaaaagaaactaTAAAAGCTACTAAGCTAGTGATGACCAATACAAGGTAAACACATACAAATtaaagagataaatctcaagaaaattaaAGAAGTTCAAGAAACCGAATTATGTAATCACACAGATTTCTCGGAATACTGTCTTCAGTAGATAATATTGACAGAATTAGTAGATTATATTGACAGAATTAGCATATAACTAAAGACAAATCATATTTATATGTGGAAATTTATATCAGACATGCCCCTCAAGCAGCACTTAATCTAAATATTCAAAAAGGAACAACTGTAACAATCTACACTTTTAGTGCTTTGGGTTTTTCATCATAAAAATACAACAAAGAAATAATACACAACCGCAAAACCATGAAATGTTACTACCTCAATTtctaaataataggctggtttcacATGTATACCTAATCCAGCCTATTATttggaaacggagggagtagaagACACTGTAGGCAACCGCGAAAGAAACCAACAATAACAGGATAAAcacaaacctaaacctaaaacccATCAGCCCAAATTACAAAATGGTTTATTCTTTAGATAGTACCTTTCAAGAAGCCTTAAACCCTAGTCAAAATGCAGGCAGGCACAGATAAAGTGACAAAAACTTATCCACTACAGAAAACCCAAAATCTCCAAATTAAACATCATGCTCAGAGTTGCATAAACCCTAATTGgaaatacacacacacacacaaactctaatttagaaaaaaaaaaacgaacaatTCGATTTACGAGTTTATTTGAACTTTTACCTTCCCAGAACCTTAGCTAGGGTTTGAACATAACAATCAATCAACACCTTCACCACCAGGATTATCCATAACAATAAGCCAATGTTCATAATCACAACCAGGAAACAATGGTGCCATTTCAGTAGGAGGACGATCACTGTAATTGGACCCAAAATTCATAGGTGAATATGAATCAGAACCAGACCGATTAACTCTACATCGTATAGTATTCAAAAGAGATGCACAAGGTGTAAGTACTTGAACAACATGAAATAAAAGAACCAAATGTTGTCTTTTAGGTCTAATGAAACCAG
Above is a genomic segment from Papaver somniferum cultivar HN1 chromosome 10, ASM357369v1, whole genome shotgun sequence containing:
- the LOC113315583 gene encoding multiple organellar RNA editing factor 6, mitochondrial-like, which encodes MVAALARAIITKPTSTTLPSRLFSSSYFSSIDQSPPLPGFIRPKRQHLVLLFHVVQVLTPCASLLNTIRCRVNRSGSDSYSPMNFGSNYSDRPPTEMAPLFPGCDYEHWLIVMDNPGGEGVD